From a single Sesamum indicum cultivar Zhongzhi No. 13 unplaced genomic scaffold, S_indicum_v1.0 scaffold00159, whole genome shotgun sequence genomic region:
- the LOC105179442 gene encoding LOW QUALITY PROTEIN: probable disease resistance protein At1g58390 (The sequence of the model RefSeq protein was modified relative to this genomic sequence to represent the inferred CDS: inserted 1 base in 1 codon): MHQIGEDIKDIKSRMSVLTKQSESMSVGDNSSRLVDDTDRLRRTYGHEVEKYFVGMKEDIKQLESVLTTDDKSNGVISRCGMGGLGKXTLATKIYNGEAVERCFKYRAWVCLSQQFQPKTTFQRLLKQLLPNESEEQDEDTLVRKLYQNCSRRAFPIAEADSKVLLTTRNQNIASRGYVHNLKCLDEDEGWELLQKIAFPNNYSQEIPTTEIKLLKEYGREIVEKCGYLPLPISVIGGTLHYEKASIEWKNVCRNLDSYLLHGRGLENDRGVSQILDLSYNVLPYNLKSCFLYLACFKEDEEIDIEKLYLLWMAEGMICSEDKGRGESLRDVAERYLFELANTCMVEVETDKLPLYNRFKSCRLHDMIRDLCLSKGKKEGFLEVIDKKMGGEESSICKTNRLAIHMEGVDNDVSYRIGENKNIRSFLFLKTDWRDTFLYNYITFGIFKSLKVLVLEGYTFENLKLPKGIEKLKLLKLLSLENSGVEELPPSICKLPCLQTLNVKNTIRLPNYIYKMRHLRHLFLGFLHESVGGEKLKLEGLNELEMITGFNSLVDDITHLLKLPKLRVLGGRIFYEESLSMIVDHILNYQEQFRDVQLNIDIGVNMDSEDGSTLFKSLVMCHSLYYLSIAYCRVSKLPTYEVQLYQNVIELQLVDTRIEEDQMKILEKLPMLRVLGLRHNPYVGSEMVCEATGFPQLRELSLNDLRNLVEWRVESGERSNAQSLSSSYCKMQ; this comes from the exons ATGCACCAAATCGGAGAAGACATTAAAGATATCAAGTCTCGAATGTCCGTCCTCACCAAACAGTCGGAGTCTATGAGTGTAGGAGACAACTCATCAAGATTGGTAGATGATACCGATAGGTTAAGAAGAACGTATGGGCATGaggttgaaaaatattttgtaggaATGAAGGAGGATATTAAACAGTTGGAATCAGTTCTGACAACTGATGACAAATCAAATGGAGTGATTTCCAGATGTGGCATGGGAGGATTGGGAA ACACTCTTGCTACTAAAATTTACAATGGGGAGGCCGTGGAGCGGTGCTTCAAATATCGTGCTTGGGTTTGTCTAAGTCAGCAATTTCAACCTAAAACTACTTTCCAACGACTATTAAAGCAACTTCTTCCGAATGAAAGTGAAGAGCAAGACGAAGATACATTGGTCAGAAAGTTGTACCAA AATTGCTCAAGGCGTGCCTTTCCCATTGCAGAGGCAGATAGCAAAGTTTTGCTCACAACTAGAAATCAAAACATTGCTTCCAGAGGATACGTCCACAATCTCAAGTGtttggatgaagatgaaggaTGGGAGCTCCTTCAAAAGATAGCATTCCCGAACAACTATTCACAAg AGATACCTACAACTGAAATAAAGTTGTTGAAAGAATATGGAAGGGAAATAGTAGAAAAATGTGGTTATTTACCATTACCCATTTCAGTTATTGGAGGAACTCTTCATTATGAAAAGGCATCAATAGAATGGAAAAATGTGTGTAGAAATCTTGATTCGTACCTTCTACATGGGAGAGGTTTGGAGAATGACAGAGGAGTAAGTCAAATACTAGATTTGAGTTACAATGTGCTCCCTTACAATCTGAAATCATGTTTCTTGTATTTGGCTTGTTttaaagaagatgaagaaatagatatagaaaaactatatttactaTGGATGGCTGAAGGTATGATTTGTTCCGAAGATAAGGGAAGAGGAGAAAGTTTGAGAGATGTGGCAGAACGGTATTTATTCGAGCTAGCAAATACGTGTATGGTTGAAGTGGAAACAGACAAGTTGCCGCTATATAATAGATTTAAGTCATGCCGGCTTCATGATATGATACGAGATTTGTGTTtgtcaaaaggaaaaaaagaaggatttCTGGAGGTTATAGATAAAAAGATGGGAGGAGAAGAGTCTTCAATTTGTAAAACAAATAGATTGGCTATCCATATGGAGGGAGTGGATAACGATGTTAGTTACAGGATTGGGGAAAATAAGAACATAAGATCTTTTCTATTCCTCAAAACGGACTGGCGAGAtacatttttgtataattacattacgTTTGGGATTTTCAAATCTCTCAAAGTCTTAGTATTGGAAGGTTATACATTTGAGAATCTGAAATTGCCCAAAGGAATCGAAAAATTGAAGCTGTTGAAGCTATTGAGTCTCGAAAATAGTGGTGTGGAAGAATTGCCACCATCTATATGCAAGCTACCTTGTTTGCAGACATTGAAtgtgaaaaatacaattagattacctaattacatatacaaaaTGAGGCACTTGAGGCATCTATTTCTGGGATTTCTTCATGAGAGCGTTGGAggtgaaaaattgaaattagaaGGGTTGAATGAGTTGGAGATGATAACTGGGTTCAACAGTTTGGTTGATGACATCACTCATCTTCTTAAATTGCCGAAGCTCCGAGTATTGGGAggaagaattttttatgaagaaagTTTGTCAATGATTGTTGATCACATCTTAAATTATCAAGAACAATTTCGCGACGTACAACTTAATATTGACATCGGTGTTAATATGGATTCGGAAGATGGCTCAACTCTTTTCAAAAGTTTGGTGATGTGTCACTCACTATATTACTTGAGTATTGCATATTGTCGAGTGAGCAAATTACCAACTTATGAAGTTCAACTATATCAAAATGTGATAGAATTGCAGCTTGTGGATACAAGGATTGAGGAAGATCAAATGAAAATACTAGAGAAGCTTCCCATGTTAAGAGTTCTTGGCTTAAGGCACAATCCATATGTGGGCAGCGAGATGGTTTGTGAGGCAACTGGATTTCCTCAACTCAGAGAGCTTTCCTTGAATGATTTGAGGAATTTAGTAGAGTGGAGAGTGGAGAGTGGAGAAAGGAGCAATGCCCAATCTCTCTCATCTAGTTATTGCAAAATGCAGTAA